One window of the Granulicella arctica genome contains the following:
- a CDS encoding TonB-dependent receptor, producing MRSFFRCFAALFLLSGTLLYATVFGRVQGVVHDAQHRPVGGAQISLRAAHSDFIQTITTNQDGAFSLPTVPLGEYIITVAQPGFNVLKESLSVASNTTPTLHFELQVGSLKESVTVVTQSSATNIDSVTPTTTIDRHDIARTPGADRTNSLQMITDFVPGAYMTHDMLHLRGGHQVSWEIDGVQIPNTNIASNLGAQIDPKDIDYLEMQRGSYASDVGDRTYGVFNVVPRTGFERNNEAEVVMSFGNFFQTNDQVNFGSHTEKFAYYASLSGNRSDYGLAPPVGQIHHDAANGYGGFASLIYNRTPRDQFRMVSQLRGDYFQIPYDPDSSSSENQQFDSSGLRDGQHELDGLVDFSWVHTFNASTLLQVSPFYHYNRADYEPGLNDLPIATTSDRASNYAGLQGSLTGQVARNTLQGGVYGFGQHDSYVFGSIFNDGSATNFRSTDMASGGLAEEFVSDTYKATPWLTLIGGLRGSHFVGEFTENRLSPRIGAAVQVPKLHWVFRGFYGRFYQPPPLLTAAGPIVQFANSQNTTFEPLHGERDEEHQFGVQIPLRGWLLDADTFKTRVNNFLDHSNIGESSIYYPVTVDGALIQGWELTVRSPRLWNFGRAHLAYSNQIAKQRGAITGGLVCFPIASPDCSSDFTYSPVDHDQRDTLNVGFDATLPLRAYASTNVSYGSGFHNGSPNEQYPGDYLPQHTTVDLSIGKTFGESTTVSVNAINVANRRVLLDNSLTFGGFHFNDPRELYGEVRYRFHY from the coding sequence ATGCGCAGCTTTTTCCGGTGCTTTGCAGCACTGTTTCTTCTCTCCGGCACACTTCTCTATGCGACCGTCTTTGGTCGAGTTCAAGGTGTTGTCCATGACGCGCAACATCGCCCTGTCGGCGGTGCGCAAATATCTCTTCGCGCAGCACACTCCGACTTCATACAGACGATTACGACGAATCAGGATGGAGCCTTCAGCCTGCCCACGGTGCCGCTTGGGGAGTACATCATCACGGTCGCGCAACCAGGCTTCAACGTGTTGAAAGAAAGCCTTAGCGTTGCCTCAAACACGACACCAACGTTGCACTTTGAATTGCAGGTTGGCAGCCTGAAGGAATCGGTGACCGTTGTGACGCAGTCGTCCGCGACGAACATCGATAGTGTCACGCCGACAACTACGATTGATCGTCATGACATAGCGCGAACACCAGGCGCTGATCGGACGAACTCACTTCAGATGATTACCGACTTCGTACCGGGCGCGTACATGACGCACGATATGCTTCACTTGCGCGGTGGCCATCAGGTGAGCTGGGAGATTGATGGTGTTCAAATTCCTAACACGAATATCGCCAGCAATCTTGGCGCGCAGATCGATCCGAAGGACATCGATTATCTGGAGATGCAGCGGGGAAGCTATGCGTCCGATGTAGGAGACCGAACCTACGGCGTCTTCAACGTCGTGCCGAGGACAGGCTTCGAGCGGAACAATGAGGCTGAGGTGGTAATGAGTTTTGGCAACTTCTTCCAGACCAACGATCAGGTCAACTTTGGCAGTCACACGGAGAAGTTTGCTTACTACGCCAGCTTGAGCGGCAATCGGTCGGACTATGGTCTTGCGCCGCCAGTCGGCCAGATTCATCATGATGCTGCCAACGGATACGGTGGCTTTGCGTCGCTGATCTACAATCGCACGCCGCGTGATCAGTTTCGGATGGTGAGCCAGCTTCGCGGAGACTACTTTCAGATTCCCTATGATCCTGATTCCAGCAGCTCGGAAAATCAGCAGTTCGATTCAAGCGGCCTGCGCGACGGGCAGCACGAGCTGGATGGTCTGGTGGATTTCTCGTGGGTCCATACCTTCAACGCCTCAACACTGCTGCAGGTCTCGCCGTTCTATCACTACAATCGAGCGGACTATGAGCCCGGCTTGAACGACCTTCCGATCGCCACTACGTCCGATCGCGCTTCAAACTATGCAGGCTTGCAGGGATCGCTGACTGGCCAGGTCGCCCGCAACACGTTGCAGGGCGGCGTCTATGGATTTGGCCAGCATGACAGCTATGTCTTCGGTTCCATCTTCAATGATGGGAGTGCAACCAACTTCCGCAGCACAGACATGGCTAGTGGCGGTCTCGCTGAGGAGTTCGTCTCCGACACGTACAAGGCGACGCCATGGCTTACGCTGATCGGAGGGCTACGCGGATCTCACTTTGTGGGTGAATTCACGGAGAACCGTCTCAGCCCGCGGATCGGCGCGGCGGTCCAGGTTCCAAAGCTGCATTGGGTCTTTCGGGGATTCTATGGCCGCTTCTACCAACCGCCGCCGCTGCTCACTGCGGCTGGTCCGATCGTTCAGTTTGCGAACAGCCAGAATACGACCTTCGAACCGTTGCATGGGGAGCGTGACGAGGAGCATCAGTTTGGGGTGCAGATACCCCTTCGAGGCTGGCTGCTCGATGCCGATACCTTCAAGACGCGCGTCAACAACTTCCTCGATCACTCGAACATCGGCGAGTCGAGTATCTACTACCCGGTGACGGTGGATGGTGCCTTGATTCAAGGCTGGGAGCTTACGGTGCGCTCACCTCGGCTGTGGAACTTTGGGAGAGCGCATCTTGCCTATTCGAACCAGATTGCCAAGCAACGTGGAGCCATTACCGGTGGTCTGGTCTGCTTTCCGATTGCGTCCCCGGATTGCAGTTCGGACTTTACGTACTCGCCTGTGGATCACGATCAGCGCGACACGTTGAACGTGGGTTTTGATGCTACGTTGCCACTCCGCGCGTATGCCTCGACCAATGTCTCCTATGGGTCGGGCTTTCACAATGGATCGCCGAATGAGCAGTATCCGGGCGACTATCTGCCGCAGCACACTACGGTCGATCTCTCGATCGGGAAGACGTTTGGGGAGAGCACGACGGTTTCGGTGAACGCGATCAACGTCGCAAACCGGCGGGTGCTGCTCGACAACAGCCTCACCTTTGGGGGATTTCACTTCAACGATCCGCGCGAGCTTTACGGTGAGGTTCGCTACCGCTTCCATTATTGA
- a CDS encoding DUF5054 domain-containing protein, producing the protein MKRRSILKLSALVAGAAAVPGSLLGEPVQRPVKRVLVVFKCHLDVGFSLTQAQVMRKYFDEYYPAALERTAQLRAAGGDRYIWTTGSWLLYEYLEQATPAQRSAMEAAIGRGDIAWHALPFTWQTEMLNRSMIEGGLSFSADLDRRFGRVTTGCKMSDVPGHSRGIIAPLQAHGVTLLDVGINAASTPPDVPDVFLWKDATGNSLIMLYHRHDYGSVLQIPGSDLAIDVEVRNDNSGPHTAEEVAAIYSKLRAQFPGAVVEAASLTDVAHAVEPFRSVLPVVTEEIGDTWIYGIPSDPFKVARYRELARLRQDWLAQKKFAAGDATDRQFLRRLLLAVEHTWGTDTKSYLDNNHYRPADLAKVIDTSPYKVMTTSWQEKRDDISESVASLPTSLREEADTRLKTLGAAVPSLDGLTVHDPAKPIETTHFDMSFDPTTGAIIGLRNRATKRQWAGPDHPLALFTYQTLSATDFTDFLDRYILVKSWWAPGDFGKPNIASFGARSQEWHPKLVRCLAGRQGSNVRIVLQMQMDDSAASATGNTAWPADIYLELLLPDAEPVIHLNLTTMRKTANRMPEAMWLTFNPPQAERRGWTLDKVGQKVAVTDVVRGGGRAMHALSDGLQFKEVSGGQSLRIDTLDAPVVALGDRTPLNFSLPLPTMATGVHFSLFNNAWGTNYPQWCGGDWSYRFTLHA; encoded by the coding sequence ATGAAGCGACGTTCCATTCTCAAGCTATCCGCATTAGTCGCAGGCGCAGCGGCAGTGCCGGGGTCACTTCTCGGCGAGCCGGTCCAGCGGCCAGTGAAGCGAGTGCTGGTGGTTTTCAAGTGTCACCTCGATGTTGGCTTCTCACTCACGCAGGCACAGGTCATGCGGAAGTACTTCGATGAGTACTACCCCGCGGCGCTTGAGCGGACTGCTCAGCTTCGTGCTGCGGGCGGTGATCGTTACATCTGGACGACCGGGTCGTGGCTACTCTATGAATATCTTGAGCAAGCAACGCCGGCACAGCGCAGCGCCATGGAAGCTGCGATCGGACGCGGAGATATAGCGTGGCATGCACTGCCGTTTACCTGGCAGACCGAGATGCTGAATCGCTCCATGATCGAAGGAGGCCTGAGCTTCTCAGCCGATCTTGATCGTCGTTTTGGGCGTGTCACGACTGGATGCAAGATGAGCGATGTTCCGGGTCATTCGCGTGGCATCATTGCGCCGTTACAGGCGCATGGCGTCACGTTATTGGACGTGGGCATCAACGCAGCGAGTACGCCGCCGGATGTTCCAGATGTTTTTCTATGGAAGGATGCCACGGGTAACTCGCTGATCATGCTGTACCACCGGCATGACTACGGAAGTGTGTTGCAGATTCCGGGATCAGATCTTGCGATCGATGTAGAGGTTCGGAATGACAACAGCGGGCCGCATACCGCAGAAGAGGTTGCGGCAATCTACAGCAAGCTGCGCGCGCAATTTCCCGGCGCTGTTGTTGAAGCAGCCAGCCTTACGGACGTGGCTCATGCCGTCGAGCCATTCCGCAGCGTGCTGCCTGTCGTCACCGAAGAGATCGGCGACACGTGGATCTATGGCATACCAAGCGATCCCTTTAAGGTAGCGCGGTACCGCGAGTTGGCTCGGCTTCGGCAGGACTGGCTTGCGCAGAAGAAATTCGCTGCAGGCGACGCCACGGATCGCCAGTTTTTGCGACGGCTACTGCTCGCGGTGGAACATACGTGGGGTACGGACACCAAGAGCTACCTGGATAATAATCACTATCGTCCTGCTGACTTGGCGAAGGTAATCGATACCTCCCCTTACAAGGTAATGACGACGAGTTGGCAGGAGAAGCGCGACGACATCAGCGAGTCTGTAGCTTCGCTGCCAACCTCGTTGCGGGAAGAGGCTGATACCCGGCTGAAGACCTTAGGAGCGGCCGTACCTTCGCTCGATGGCTTGACTGTTCATGATCCTGCGAAGCCCATCGAAACGACTCATTTCGATATGAGTTTCGACCCGACTACGGGTGCGATCATTGGCTTGAGGAACCGAGCTACAAAGCGCCAGTGGGCTGGACCGGATCACCCGCTTGCACTGTTCACCTATCAGACGCTCTCTGCTACCGACTTTACCGATTTCCTCGACAGGTACATCCTTGTCAAATCCTGGTGGGCCCCCGGCGACTTCGGCAAGCCGAACATTGCGAGCTTTGGTGCGCGATCACAGGAGTGGCATCCAAAGCTAGTTCGTTGTTTAGCTGGAAGACAGGGTAGTAATGTGCGTATTGTGCTCCAGATGCAGATGGATGATTCTGCAGCCAGCGCGACGGGCAACACGGCATGGCCTGCAGATATCTATCTGGAATTGCTATTGCCCGATGCGGAACCGGTGATTCATCTGAACCTTACAACGATGCGCAAAACAGCGAACAGAATGCCCGAAGCGATGTGGCTTACGTTTAATCCGCCCCAGGCGGAGCGTCGCGGATGGACACTCGATAAAGTTGGACAGAAGGTTGCCGTCACAGACGTGGTTCGCGGTGGCGGCCGGGCGATGCATGCTCTCTCCGATGGACTGCAGTTTAAGGAGGTTAGCGGCGGCCAGTCTCTTCGAATTGACACACTCGACGCGCCGGTGGTTGCGCTGGGTGACCGGACGCCTCTCAACTTTTCGCTGCCACTTCCCACGATGGCGACGGGTGTTCATTTCAGCCTCTTCAACAACGCATGGGGCACGAATTATCCGCAATGGTGTGGCGGCGACTGGAGCTACCGGTTCACATTACACGCCTGA
- a CDS encoding glutaminase family protein translates to MSLAGARCSLVCSVLFAAGLAAQQTERPPATPLIAHDPYFSVWSNTDKLTDSNTRHWTGHVQALTGLVRVDGKPFRIMGGDPRGVPAMEQTSMHLTPTHTAYSFAGSGVQIDLTFFTPAFLDDMDLLSRPVTYLTWAAHSTDGGQHQVAVMLAANAEIATSMNGQQVVFSRHQTADTSVLSVGTRDQAVLNRSGDDLRIDWGYFNIAVPRGEASKSTVSARPERAFAKDGGLPAADEMEGPIPLNRMASEMAVSFDLGAVGTEPVARHVLVSYTEGYAVQVLGQNLRPYWQRDNKPVSTMLDEAAQQYAALDARGVAFDKQLTDDLTHSAGEHYAWLCTLAYRQAIAAHKLVADARGTPMLFAKENFSNGDMATVDVLYPSAPLFLFFNPKLLEAQLLPVLQYAAMPNHWHFPFAPHDLGQYPLANGQEYGGGEKTEEDQMPVEESGNMLILIDALARTEGNAALAQRFWPQLTRWAEYLKEHGLDPENQLSTDDFAGHLAHNANLSIKAIDALAAYADLAKILHHDAEAKQYAATAKTMAEKWIDLAKDGDHYKLAFTTPGSWSQKYNLVWDKVLDYNLFPKKVRDAELAYYKTKMNVYGLPLDSRADYTKLDWTMWTATLADTPEGFNSLVDPMYKWANETTARVPLTDWYDTKTGKQVGFQARSVVGGLFIKALADKPLAEKWRNKSVTK, encoded by the coding sequence ATGTCCTTAGCTGGTGCCCGGTGCTCTCTGGTTTGTTCCGTATTGTTTGCTGCTGGCCTCGCTGCACAACAGACAGAGCGACCACCTGCTACGCCATTGATTGCGCACGATCCGTACTTCAGTGTGTGGTCGAACACGGACAAGCTTACGGATTCGAACACGCGTCATTGGACGGGTCATGTACAAGCATTGACCGGCCTTGTCCGTGTGGATGGAAAGCCATTTCGGATTATGGGCGGCGACCCGAGAGGTGTTCCAGCTATGGAGCAGACCTCCATGCATCTGACGCCGACGCATACGGCCTACAGCTTTGCTGGATCGGGAGTGCAGATCGATCTCACCTTCTTTACGCCTGCGTTTCTGGATGATATGGATCTGCTGTCACGGCCGGTGACGTACTTGACATGGGCTGCGCACAGCACGGATGGTGGACAGCATCAGGTCGCTGTTATGCTGGCCGCGAACGCTGAGATTGCAACGAGTATGAACGGCCAGCAGGTTGTCTTCTCACGTCACCAGACGGCGGATACGTCGGTGCTCTCGGTAGGGACTCGCGATCAAGCTGTATTGAATCGTTCGGGCGACGATTTGCGGATCGACTGGGGGTACTTCAACATTGCCGTGCCTCGTGGTGAAGCATCGAAGAGCACGGTCAGCGCTCGACCTGAGCGGGCTTTCGCCAAGGATGGAGGTCTGCCAGCAGCTGATGAGATGGAAGGTCCGATTCCGCTGAACCGGATGGCGTCCGAGATGGCGGTCTCGTTTGATCTTGGCGCCGTTGGCACTGAGCCTGTCGCGCGGCACGTTCTCGTGAGCTATACGGAAGGCTATGCGGTGCAGGTGCTTGGGCAAAATCTGCGCCCGTATTGGCAGCGTGATAATAAGCCGGTGTCTACCATGCTTGATGAGGCAGCGCAGCAGTATGCCGCACTCGATGCGCGTGGCGTGGCATTTGATAAGCAGCTTACGGATGACTTGACCCACAGCGCAGGGGAGCATTATGCGTGGTTGTGTACGCTGGCCTACCGGCAGGCGATTGCGGCGCATAAGCTCGTCGCAGATGCTCGCGGGACGCCGATGCTGTTCGCCAAGGAGAACTTCTCCAACGGTGATATGGCCACGGTCGATGTGCTCTATCCTTCAGCGCCACTGTTTTTATTCTTCAACCCGAAGTTGCTTGAGGCGCAGTTGTTGCCTGTCCTGCAGTACGCGGCGATGCCGAATCACTGGCACTTTCCGTTCGCTCCGCATGATCTTGGTCAGTACCCATTGGCAAATGGTCAGGAGTACGGCGGTGGTGAGAAGACGGAAGAGGACCAGATGCCGGTTGAGGAGTCGGGCAACATGCTGATCCTTATCGATGCTTTGGCGCGTACGGAAGGCAATGCAGCCCTGGCGCAGCGGTTCTGGCCGCAGCTTACCCGATGGGCGGAGTACCTGAAGGAGCACGGGCTTGATCCTGAGAACCAACTGTCGACCGACGACTTTGCCGGCCATCTAGCGCACAATGCGAATCTATCCATCAAGGCGATCGATGCGCTGGCAGCCTATGCGGATCTGGCGAAGATCTTGCACCATGACGCTGAGGCAAAGCAGTATGCCGCCACTGCGAAAACAATGGCAGAAAAGTGGATCGATTTAGCGAAGGATGGTGACCACTACAAGCTTGCGTTTACTACACCGGGTTCGTGGAGCCAGAAGTATAACCTCGTCTGGGATAAGGTGCTGGACTACAACCTGTTCCCGAAGAAGGTTCGTGATGCGGAGCTTGCCTACTACAAGACGAAGATGAATGTTTATGGGCTGCCGCTCGACAGCCGGGCTGACTATACGAAGCTCGACTGGACGATGTGGACGGCTACACTGGCCGACACGCCGGAGGGTTTCAACTCACTTGTTGACCCGATGTACAAGTGGGCTAACGAGACAACTGCGCGGGTGCCGTTGACGGACTGGTATGACACAAAGACGGGGAAGCAGGTTGGCTTCCAGGCGCGGAGCGTTGTTGGCGGACTCTTCATCAAGGCGCTAGCAGATAAGCCGCTTGCTGAGAAGTGGCGGAACAAGAGCGTGACGAAATGA
- a CDS encoding glycoside hydrolase family 2 protein, translating to MKDGHVNTGWKSSIARCAGVFLAGFVATLSSLAASAPPATMMLSSGWQLQDAGKVSQAGEAVSGAGFQTTGWLAATVPGTVLTSLVNDGVYPEPLYGENDRATKIPETLARTPFWYRTVFTVPKNYKQKTTFLNFDGINYSAEVWVNGKQVGTMRGAFKRGIFDITALVKPGKKAVLAVLVTPQPHPGDPIEHNIRNGVGTNGGITAIDGPTFLSTIGWDWIPGIRDRDSGIWEKVFLSATGPVLLKDPLVTTDLPLPKLDSTDVGVQARLENITDLPQQGLLKGNFGGVSFQKNIEVSPHSSTAVSFDAKSTPALHVLNPKLWWPNGYGPQNLYELHLTFEVKGKISDSQDVPFGVRKIAYLVPDSENLTISVNGVRVFIRGGDWGLDEAMKRIPRERLEAQIRMHKAANMNMIRNWVGQSTSEDFYELCDKYGILLWDEFFQPNPSDGPNPTDLPTYLANVRDKILRYRNHPSIAVWCARNEGYPPKEIDDALRVLMAELEPTRLYQPSSTAGHGVNSGGPYHWRTPREFYQFDEAFKTEIGTVSVPTIESIKGMMPEKDWEIINDDWAEHDFAKGASGGDKYRGIIEARYGKLANLADFVRKSQLANYEAFRAMYEGRNAKLFSPSTGVITWMSNPAQPSFVWQIYHHDLEPNSSLFAVQKAAEMVHVQLNESDSDVQVINNLGTPITGAVARVAVYNLDGSAAYQHDFKVTAPASVATSLGKMDWPAGLSPVHFIKLDLHDAAGSLLSTNFYWRGMPDHPDDLTALNDLHPVTLEMKASRKDEDGKCLIAVTLHNPGSQVALMTHLQLRRQKSGERVLPVYYTDNYISLTPGETRTLSIEASVEALKGEMPLVVVDGWNVAVTSSSAGSVATMTNVGAQVDHWPTTGIPMYVPPAQ from the coding sequence ATGAAGGATGGACACGTGAACACAGGATGGAAGTCGTCGATAGCTCGCTGCGCCGGTGTATTTCTGGCAGGTTTTGTTGCAACGCTTTCTTCGTTAGCAGCGTCGGCTCCTCCTGCGACCATGATGCTTTCGTCAGGTTGGCAGTTGCAGGACGCGGGCAAGGTGTCTCAGGCCGGAGAGGCTGTATCGGGAGCGGGTTTTCAGACGACTGGGTGGCTTGCGGCGACAGTTCCGGGTACGGTCTTGACCAGTCTGGTGAATGACGGAGTCTATCCGGAGCCGCTATACGGAGAAAACGACCGGGCGACCAAGATTCCGGAGACATTGGCCCGTACTCCTTTCTGGTACCGGACCGTGTTTACTGTTCCGAAGAACTACAAGCAGAAGACGACCTTCCTCAACTTCGACGGGATTAACTATTCGGCCGAGGTGTGGGTTAATGGCAAGCAGGTTGGCACGATGCGCGGGGCGTTCAAGCGCGGGATCTTCGACATCACGGCGCTGGTAAAGCCCGGCAAGAAGGCAGTGTTGGCTGTTCTGGTGACACCGCAGCCGCATCCCGGCGATCCGATTGAACACAACATTCGAAATGGTGTAGGGACCAACGGCGGCATTACGGCTATCGATGGGCCGACTTTTCTTTCCACGATCGGCTGGGATTGGATTCCGGGAATTCGCGATCGCGACTCGGGAATATGGGAAAAGGTCTTTTTATCGGCAACCGGGCCGGTGCTGTTGAAAGATCCGCTTGTGACGACGGACCTTCCTTTACCAAAATTGGATAGTACAGATGTAGGTGTACAGGCACGGCTTGAGAACATCACCGATTTGCCGCAACAGGGACTGTTGAAAGGGAATTTTGGTGGAGTCTCCTTTCAGAAGAATATAGAAGTGTCCCCGCACAGCTCGACAGCGGTTTCGTTTGACGCGAAGAGCACGCCTGCGCTTCACGTCCTGAATCCTAAACTATGGTGGCCGAATGGATACGGCCCGCAGAATTTGTATGAGCTTCACCTCACCTTTGAGGTGAAAGGGAAGATCTCTGATAGCCAGGATGTACCGTTTGGTGTTCGCAAGATCGCTTACTTAGTGCCTGATTCAGAGAACCTGACGATCTCGGTCAACGGTGTGCGGGTGTTTATCCGCGGTGGCGACTGGGGCCTTGACGAGGCTATGAAGCGCATCCCGCGAGAGCGTCTGGAAGCGCAGATTCGCATGCACAAGGCCGCGAACATGAACATGATTCGCAACTGGGTCGGGCAGAGTACGAGCGAGGATTTTTACGAGCTTTGCGACAAGTATGGGATTCTACTTTGGGACGAGTTTTTCCAGCCGAATCCGAGCGACGGTCCTAATCCGACGGATCTGCCTACCTATCTGGCGAACGTCCGCGACAAGATTTTGCGCTATCGCAACCATCCTTCGATTGCCGTCTGGTGTGCTCGCAATGAGGGCTATCCGCCGAAGGAGATTGACGATGCACTGCGGGTGCTGATGGCGGAGCTGGAGCCGACACGGCTCTATCAGCCGAGTTCGACGGCGGGACATGGCGTTAATTCGGGCGGCCCATATCATTGGCGCACGCCGCGAGAGTTCTATCAGTTTGACGAGGCCTTTAAGACAGAGATCGGCACGGTGTCGGTGCCAACTATCGAGTCCATTAAGGGCATGATGCCAGAGAAGGACTGGGAGATCATCAACGACGACTGGGCCGAGCATGACTTTGCCAAGGGTGCGTCGGGTGGAGACAAATATCGCGGCATCATCGAGGCGCGCTATGGCAAGCTGGCCAATCTTGCCGACTTCGTGAGGAAGTCGCAGCTTGCAAACTACGAGGCCTTTCGCGCAATGTATGAGGGCCGCAACGCAAAGCTCTTCAGCCCGAGCACAGGTGTCATTACGTGGATGAGTAATCCAGCACAGCCGAGCTTTGTATGGCAGATCTACCATCATGACCTGGAGCCGAATTCTTCGCTCTTCGCCGTACAGAAGGCTGCTGAGATGGTGCATGTACAGCTCAATGAGAGCGACAGTGATGTGCAGGTGATTAATAACCTGGGAACTCCGATCACTGGTGCTGTGGCGCGCGTTGCTGTCTACAATCTGGATGGTTCGGCGGCGTATCAGCATGATTTCAAAGTCACCGCTCCGGCGAGCGTGGCGACAAGCCTTGGCAAGATGGACTGGCCAGCAGGGCTTTCGCCGGTTCACTTCATCAAGCTTGATTTACATGATGCGGCGGGATCGTTACTCTCTACGAATTTCTACTGGCGTGGAATGCCTGATCATCCGGATGATCTGACGGCTCTTAATGATCTACATCCCGTCACTCTGGAGATGAAGGCGTCTCGGAAGGACGAGGATGGCAAATGTCTCATCGCGGTCACGCTGCATAATCCCGGATCGCAGGTGGCGCTGATGACCCACCTACAGCTTCGTAGGCAGAAGTCGGGCGAGCGAGTTCTCCCTGTTTACTACACCGATAATTACATCTCACTTACACCCGGCGAGACGCGGACGCTCTCGATCGAAGCGAGCGTGGAAGCTCTCAAAGGAGAGATGCCACTGGTGGTTGTCGATGGCTGGAATGTGGCGGTGACTTCATCATCCGCCGGCTCTGTGGCTACGATGACGAACGTGGGAGCACAGGTAGATCACTGGCCAACCACCGGCATTCCGATGTACGTGCCTCCGGCGCAATGA
- a CDS encoding alpha/beta fold hydrolase, with amino-acid sequence MTLILMPFLGGTQREWTEVVEPLSKTHRCVTIDLPGFGEAASISGFSVGEMTDALLEVLASLNLERYLLIGHSMSGKLTAVMARRIVDGTTSLPLPTGLVLIAPSPPGPEPMSDSKREQMLAAFANRDNTDDNLKHARKYIEDNISRVIPAVVFDRSVEDVLHMNTAAWTAWLDSGSKEDWAERVGTISLPTLVIAGDDDGALGPAVQQKLTQPHFPESHMIAVVSNHLITFQAPDELTALITNFLKVF; translated from the coding sequence ATGACCCTCATCCTGATGCCTTTTCTCGGAGGAACTCAGCGAGAGTGGACGGAAGTTGTCGAGCCTCTCAGCAAGACGCATCGCTGTGTCACCATCGATCTTCCTGGCTTCGGCGAAGCGGCAAGCATCTCGGGGTTCTCGGTCGGCGAAATGACGGATGCTTTACTCGAAGTGCTCGCAAGCCTTAACCTAGAGCGCTACCTCCTGATCGGTCACAGTATGTCGGGCAAGCTTACTGCCGTTATGGCTCGCCGCATTGTGGATGGAACGACTTCGCTCCCCCTACCGACCGGCCTCGTCCTGATTGCTCCATCCCCTCCTGGTCCGGAACCGATGAGCGACTCAAAGCGAGAGCAGATGCTGGCAGCATTTGCAAACAGGGACAACACCGACGACAACCTTAAGCACGCGAGAAAGTACATCGAGGACAACATCTCGCGGGTCATTCCAGCGGTGGTTTTTGATCGGTCTGTGGAAGATGTTTTGCACATGAATACCGCAGCATGGACAGCATGGCTCGACAGCGGCAGCAAAGAGGATTGGGCCGAACGAGTCGGTACGATCAGCCTGCCGACGCTTGTGATCGCCGGTGATGATGACGGCGCCCTTGGACCTGCCGTTCAACAGAAACTTACGCAACCTCACTTCCCTGAGTCGCACATGATCGCCGTGGTCTCCAATCACCTGATAACGTTTCAAGCGCCCGACGAACTGACCGCGCTCATCACAAACTTCCTCAAAGTTTTCTGA
- a CDS encoding gluconate 2-dehydrogenase subunit 3 family protein, with translation MTEYEALIASDRVSSQTRNVLLERGKLDDVGYTPDCLDQQELHTLRALLARVIPQNAGADTVVIDLAARLDAQLSTGKGDGWRYAALPADTEAYRIGLQLLDSFAHKLSSIPFDRLASDAQDALISSIASGTITSKKLDLRRWFEDVRSDATKLFVAHPQTLASMGYSGIADNEHGFVQLGIGEREAWEPEPR, from the coding sequence TTGACAGAATACGAAGCACTTATTGCGTCCGACCGTGTCTCTTCGCAAACACGCAACGTTCTACTCGAACGAGGTAAGCTGGACGACGTTGGATACACGCCAGACTGCCTCGATCAGCAAGAACTCCACACCCTGCGTGCACTATTGGCACGAGTCATTCCACAGAACGCCGGTGCGGATACTGTGGTCATCGATCTCGCGGCGCGATTGGATGCACAACTATCTACAGGCAAAGGTGATGGCTGGCGATACGCCGCGCTGCCGGCCGACACCGAGGCGTACCGCATCGGCCTGCAGCTACTCGATAGCTTTGCACATAAATTGAGTTCTATTCCATTTGACCGGCTGGCTTCCGATGCGCAGGATGCCTTGATCTCCTCTATCGCAAGCGGCACCATCACCTCTAAGAAGCTCGATCTCAGACGATGGTTTGAAGATGTGCGCTCCGACGCTACAAAACTCTTCGTAGCCCATCCTCAGACGCTAGCTTCCATGGGGTACAGCGGTATTGCAGACAACGAACACGGCTTTGTACAACTTGGCATCGGCGAGCGAGAAGCCTGGGAGCCTGAGCCACGATGA